The Daphnia pulicaria isolate SC F1-1A chromosome 12, SC_F0-13Bv2, whole genome shotgun sequence genome contains a region encoding:
- the LOC124316377 gene encoding glucose-6-phosphatase 2-like produces MADEESFTWSETVYELGVDLISALQSTFPNGETFFIDVSLVFDPKYVFTIYFPILFALQWVVGIQVLGTIIVVEWLNQILKWLMHGERPYWWVHEMEETHKADLHPHKIAEIHQYSSTCETGPGMPSGHSMAMSAAWYVIIHAIVEHVVDPSNMSAKLKMESKQLLWGIYVIIQALVIFSRLYIAAHFPHQCFLGLFLGICMAKLAFGSTEWINFGRVRWILVSSVIMASALGTYSFLLLTGGDPSWSISEALKWCDKVENIHIDTMPFYSLMRYSGAAFGLGLGLTSRFFVATDRTNFSRFQIFANVVLGLALGYATDLAHVAIPKTNETFFYTFEFFLNIAFPYTVIALAPYVVMVCGGRKEKSA; encoded by the exons ATGGCCGATGAAGAATCGTTTACCTGGTCGGAAACTGTTTACGAACTCGGTGTGGATTTAATAAGTGCGTTACAGTCCAC GTTTCCGAACGGCGAAACATTCTTCATCGACGTTTCATTAGTCTTCGACCCCAAATATGTTTTCACCATTTATTTTCCGATTTTGTTCGCCCTCCAGTGGGTTGTTGGCATCCAAGTTTTGGGGACTATTATCGTCGTCGAATGGCTCAATCAAATTCTCAAATG GTTGATGCATGGCGAGCGTCCTTATTGGTGGGTCCACGAGATGGAAGAGACCCACAAAGCGGATTTGCATCCGCACAAAATTGCGGAGATTCACCAATACAGTTCCACTTGCGAAACTGGTCCGGGAATGCCTTCGGGACATTCGATGGCCATGTCGGCAGCCTGGTATGTCATTATTCACGCAATCGTCGAGCACGTTGTTGACCCTTCCAACATGAG cgccaaattgaaaatggagagCAAACAATTGCTTTGGGGTATTTATGTCATCATCCAAGCACTCGTGATCTTTTCGAGATTATACATCGCGGCTCATTTTCCTCATCAGTGTTTTCTCggtttatttttgg GAATTTGCATGGCCAAATTAGCATTCGGATCGACCGAATGGATCAATTTCGGTCGCGTTCGATGGATTCTAGTGTCGTCCGTCATCATGGCCAGCGCACTCGGCACTTATTCCTTCCTGTTGCTGACTGGAGGCGATCCTTCGTGGTCAATCAGCGAAGCTTTGAAATGGTGTGACAAAGTTGAAAACATCCACatcgacactatgccgttttACAGTTTGATGAGATACAGCGGGGCCGCTTTCGGCCTTGGTCTCGGTTTGACTTCccg ATTTTTCGTCGCCACGGATAGAACAAACTTTAGTAGATTTCAGATCTTTGCCAACGTCGTGTTAGGACTCGCTTTGGGTTACGCAACCGATCTGGCTCACGTCGCCATCcccaaaacaaatgaaacttttttttacacttttgaattctttttgaacATAGCATTTCCTTACACCGTTATTGCCTTGGCACCTTACGTGGTCATGGTTTGCGGTGGCCGCAAAGAAAAATCCGCGTGA
- the LOC124316165 gene encoding proton channel OtopLc-like: MTSLVSREGVDAEVGQSKIVASGLKNSRNKSSIGFIYTAVRNFSNQPASPPSSNKPIEVKSHQKEKPAADDGNESKPVKVQTTAESRESGELEISGSSITVMEEAKKELESLLKPSKVKLNQVVAIRQNLRNENQITLATNHQPINNQMSLMPSLSAGQDSVPHHPHNRSEKAIKLWKEHGKQATVDMLSALYGIILVVMGVAFPTSQVISIKIPSHYYEGFYAYLYFVSIGFFGYIYVLLKTQFNSFTWKRSWHQLLALRHKTPETKAEDDCAFDENRVLSMEDIMTNRLRVTLGKQLDPRRNTNHGSFYLRMGAVVFGVGSMIYSGLEFAQYFESSSNPLCNDVMIAVQPASRMLFTFFQMYFVFLNAKIQIIKNSNVIVARFGLMHIIATNLCVWLNVIVQETKHEILEQQGELGHHQVSAGHAEEPLQIADGQIAPYVSSAVGHWLNQTVGAVLDHVQQEGNQFHHQLSERSLSDECHRSDLMGTLTQNASPFLFPCAIEYSLICAAIMYEIWKHTGKDCHNRLMLVHGINDSPAGTRTPRTPGGSYHPCSQRRSPHHYSVDCTNANKGLFFGIFVLVLSILAMILFFVLIHREDYKSVAITIIHVAEFVLYMMTLIAVLIGIKQVSQLQFDTSHPLDLDNILLIVAFTGVIAYNVFTIVGTQFSDHPDRILVLTNALTAVVQAVAQTVFVLGSSKRHLYTRRQEQSKPGREVITFLMVTNFVMWAIITLEKSRVDAHPVQSQFFGQWPWTIITNISSPLAIFYRYHSTVCLCELWKRCYKITERLNHSTHLLQQQQHASV; the protein is encoded by the exons ATGACTTCTCTAGTCAG tCGAGAAGGTGTGGATGCTGAAGTTGGCCAATCGAAAATTGTAGCTTCCGGTCTCAAGAATTCCCGAAACAAATCTTCGATCGGATTTATTTACACAgccgtcagaaatttttccaatcaaCCGGCATCGCCACCGTCCAGTAACAAGCCGATTGAGGTCAAGTctcatcaaaaggaaaaacctgCAGCTGACGACGGGAATGAATCAAAACCAGTGAAAGTCCAGACGACAGCCGAGTCACGagaaag tggAGAGCTGGAAATAAGCGGCTCATCAATAACGGTTATGGAAGAAGCGAAAAAAGAACTGGAATCTCTTTTGAAACCCTCCAAAGTGAAACTGAATCAAGTCGTAGCAATAAGGCAGAATTTGCGAAACGAAAATCAAATTACTTTGGCAACTAACCATCAGCCAATCAATAACCAAATGTCACTGATGCCGTCGTTAAGTGCTGGCCAAGATAGTGTACCGCATCATCCACATAATCGCTCGGAGAAAGCCATCAAATTATGGAAAGAGCACGGCAA GCAGGCTACTGTGGACATGCTTAGTGCTCTATACGGCATTATTTTGGTAGTTATGGGCGTGGCCTTTCCTACTTCTCAAGTCATTTCCATCAAGATCCCGTCTCACTACTACGAG GGCTTCTACGCTTATCTCTACTTTGTGTCCATCGGTTTCTTTGGTTACATTTACGTCCTCTTGAAAACCCAATTCAACTCGTTCACGTGGAAAAGAA GTTGGCATCAACTGCTTGCACTGCGTCACAAGACACCCGAAACAAAAGCTGAGGACGATTGCGCCTTTGATGAAAATCGAGTTTTATCCATGGAGGATATCATGACCAATCGACTCCGGGTGACTCTTGGCAAACAACTCGATCCCAGACGAAATACAAATCACGGATCTTTTTACCTACGCATGGGAGCCGTCG TATTTGGAGTTGGCTCAATGATCTATTCGGGACTGGAATTCGCCCAATACTTTGAAAGTTCGTCCAATCCGTTGTGCAATGACGTCATGATTGCGGTTCAGCCAGCCTCCCGTATGCTCTTCACCTTTTTCCAAATGTATTTCGTTTTCCTGAACGCAAAG ATTCAAATCATCAAGAACAGCAACGTCATAGTGGCTCGTTTCGGATTGATGCACATCATAGCCACGAACCTCTGCGTCTGGCTCAACGTCATCGTCCAGGAGACCAAACACGAAATCCTAGAGCAGCAAGGGGAACTTGGCCATCACCAGGTGTCTGCTGGACACGCTGAAGAGCCCCTACAAATAGCAG ATGGGCAGATCGCTCCTTACGTTTCATCCGCAGTTGGACACTGGTTGAATCAAACAGTTGGCGCCGTTTTGGATCATGTCCAGCAGGAAGGAAATCAATTCCATCATCAGTTGAGCGAGCGGTCATTGTCGGACGAATGCCATCGCTCAGATTTAATG gGAACACTGACGCAGAATGCCAGTCCATTTCTGTTTCCATGCGCAATTGAATATTCGCTCATTTGCGCTGCCATCATGTACGAGATCTGGAAGCACACTGGGAAAGATTGTCACAACAGGTTGATGCTGGTCCATGGAATAAACGATTCGCCGGCCGGCACACGTACGCCTAGGACTCCCGGCGGAAGCTATCACCCGTGTTCGCAACGTCGCTCCCCTCACCACTATTCCGTCGATTGCACCAACGCCAACAAGGGCCTATTCTTCGGAATCTTCGTCTTGGTACTAAGCATTCTGGCCATGATCCTGTTTTTCGTCCTCATCCATCGGGAGGACTACAAAAGTGTTGCCATCACCATCATCCATGTGGCCGAGTTCGTTCTCTACATGATGACGTTGATTGCCGTCTTGATCGGAATCAAACAA GTGAGCCAGTTGCAATTTGACACTTCTCATCCGCTGGATCTCGACAACATTTTGCTGATTGTGGCTTTTACTGGCGTCATTGCTTACAACGTTTTTACCATCGTCGGGACCCAGTTCAGCGACCACCCGGACAGGATCTTGGTGCTGACGAACGCCTTGACGGCCGTCGTGCAGGCCGTTGCTCAAACCGTGTTCGTCCTCGGCTCTTCCAAGCGCCATCTCTACACCCGACGCCAGGAGCAGAGCAAACCTGGCCGTGAAGTTATCACTTTCCTAATGGTCACCAACTTTGTGATG TGGGCAATTATAACGTTGGAAAAGAGCCGAGTGGACGCCCATCCGGTTCAATCGCAATTTTTCGGCCAGTGGCCGTGGACCATCATCACTAATATCAGCTCTCCACTGGCCATTTTCTATCGGTACCACTCGACAGTTTGCCTCTGCGAGTTATGGAAGCGCTGCTACAAAATCACGGAGAGATTGAACCACAGCACTCATCTgcttcaacagcagcagcacgccaGCGTGTAG
- the LOC124316744 gene encoding notchless protein homolog 1-like, which produces MLPGSWSSDADEDGREIISSSPTVHGDEFAAGCILFYFLTRGSHPFGRSISAKASSILENVAKMDPVNLKKLDSNHFAFECIKDLIGKPPTDGTQRLRKAADQFSDVLPLKINEIELGRGGFGTVYAGTYEGNNVAVKKIPIALMNHHETEDQKREVEEHIRLDHENVIKLLHFEEDKDVKYRYLVLELCAGTLTDYCDGNNYNGPELPPNGIVLYQIASGLHYIHSKKLVHRDVKPDNILVSITTPVQMKLSDFGLVKKVSSRGTFSQSKLKGTVNWMAPEMLELLDDDSRDSTPKELPHGTIQSDTFAAGCVFFYFLTGGKHPFGNNVTVPANILQNKPGNLMELVRQLKQQNMQSDDELVFLYNLIGKIIQKELKERMALPDVIKKLEVVMPILEDAGYCVSRFHPTDRVLACGVAGKVIYLSTADSSILFSYWKEDEFLLQHGKIKEIQPMEWNMDGIQLAAICNSDECDVIVWSYPFIGEILFQMNLPKWMDTIEWNPFRPNVFAIFNKGLSFQFGGKKVFLLSSSPVVHQRKFHFCTIAREKTIGSVKWIAENRLALNLKNSDIEIWEIDESAATAKFVKRLGCEWITDMVWDERTKCLAACSWEGWIKIWPMDSEQPVHTLEVGGICCSLTWLTNFEKTKGKGMDDAARQSPAHFILANGLRDGKIVIWTPLMEKAKTRILSQHSARVNSLSFSPDGRFLASADTDGILVIWSTKNWESVFTGEIKGRGCSLSWMSPSADVRDYKLTFDSSDGKVRVAEFTVGQSQTPTEGSKTFLLHVNKSINDPVVIRPKPPKNMCCYFLFDCYKRKLNN; this is translated from the exons ATGCTGCCCGGATCGTGGTCGTCCGACGCAGATGAAGACGGAAGGGAAATCATTTCGTCAAGTCCAACGGTTCACGGCGACGAGTTCGCAGCTGgatgcattttattttattttttgacacgcGGATCACATCCTTTCGGGCGCTCCATAAGCGCAAAGGCATCGAGCATCTTGGAAAACGTCGCAAAAATGGACCCGGTGAATTTGAAAA AATTAGATTCCAACCATTTTGCATTTGAATGTATCAAGGATTTAATTGGAAAACCACCAACAGATGGAACCCAACGTTTGCGAAAAGCTGCCGATCAATTCAGCGATGTTCTTCCGC TCAAAATTAACGAAATAGAACTCGGCCGTGGAGGATTTGGAACAGTTTACGCGGGAACTTATGAAGGGAATAACGTTGCCGTCAAAAAGATTCCAATTGCGTTGATGAATCATCACGAAACCGAAGATCAAAAACGGGAAGTGGAGGAGCACATCCGGCTGGATCACGAAAATGTCATCAAACTTTTGCACTTCGAGGAAGATAAGGACGTGAAATACAG GTATTTGGTGCTGGAATTGTGTGCCGGGACCCTGACAGATTATTGCGATGGTAATAACTACAACGGACCGGAATTGCCGCCGAATGGTATAGTCTTGTATCAAATCGCCAGTGGATTGCACTACATCCACTCCAAAAAGTTGGTCCATCGCGACGTCAAACCGGACAACATCCTGGTCTCAATCACAACACCCGTCCAGATGAAATTGTCCGATTTCGGATTGGTCAAGAAAGTGAGTTCCCGGGGGACATTTTCACAGAGTAAATTGAAAGGAACTGTCAATTGGATGGCGCCCGAAATGTTGGAGCTTTTAGATGACGACAGTCGTGATTCCACGCCCAAGGAACTTCCGCACGGAACAATCCAAAGCGACACATTCGCGGCCGGCTGcgtctttttctacttcctgACTGGCGGTAAACATCCGTTCGGCAACAACGTCACAGTCCCGGCCAATATTTTGCAAAATAAACCTGGAAACCTGATGGAACTCGTCCGTCAGCTCAAACAgcaaa ATATGCAATCCGACGATGAACTTGTTTTTCTCTACAATCTGATcgggaaaattattcaaaaggaATTAAAGGAAAGAATGGCACTGCCAGAtgtcataaaaaaattg GAAGTTGTAATGCCAATATTGGAGGATGCTGGATATTGCGTCAGTCGTTTCCACCCGACCGATCGGGTACTAGCCTGTGGCGTTGCCGGTAAAGTGATTTATTTGTCGACGGCCGATTCgtccattcttttttcttattggaaGGAGGACGAATTTTTACTTCAACatggaaaaatcaaagaaattcaaccaatggaatggaat ATGGACGGTATCCAATTGGCTGCCATCTGCAACAGTGATGAGTGTGACGTCATTGTGTGGAGTTATCCGTTTATTGGCGAAATTCTATTTCAGATGAATCTACCAAAATGGATGGATACAATTGAGTGGAATCCTTTCAGACCCAACGTCTTCGCTATTTTCAATAAAGGATTG tcTTTTCAGTttggaggaaaaaaagtttttctcttaAGTTCTTCGCCCGTCgttcatcaaagaaaatttcactTCTGCACAATCGCACGCGAGAAAACGATCGGGAGTGTCAAATGGATCGCCGAGAATCGACTCGCTCTCAACTTAAAAAATAGCGATATTGAAATTTGGGAAATTGACGAATCGGCGGCAACCGCAAAATTCGTTAAACGGTTGGGATGC GAGTGGATAACAGATATGGTATGGGATGAAAGGACAAAGTGTTTGGCCGCTTGCTCATGGGAGGGATGGATTAAG ATTTGGCCAATGGACAGCGAACAACCCGTTCACACCCTCGAGGTTGGCGGCATTTGTTGTAGTTTGACTTGGTTGacgaactttgaaaaaaccaaGGGCAAGGGAATGGACGACGCGGCCAGGCAATCGCCGGCacatttcattttggccaA TGGACTGCGCGATGGGAAGATTGTCATTTGGACTCCGCTGATGGAAAAGGCAAAGACAAGAATTCTCAGTCAACATTCAGCCAGAGTAAATTCGCTGTCGTTTTCACCCGACGGGCGGTTTCTCGCATCAGCGGACACGGATGGGATATTAGTAATCTGGTCAACTAAG AACTGGGAATCCGTTTTCACTGGCGAAATAAAAGGACGTGGCTGTTCCCTATCGTGGATGTCTCCATCTGCGGATGTCCGTGATTACAAATTAACTTTCGACTCATCTGATGGCAAG GTCCGTGTCGCAGAATTCACTGTCGGACAGAGTCAAACGCCAACCGAAGGATCGAAAACTTTTCTTCTGCACGTGAACAAGTCAATCAACGACCCTGTTGTGATCCGGCCCAAACCACCAAAGAATATGTGTTGTTATTTCTTATTCGATtgttacaaaagaaaattaaataactaA
- the LOC124316595 gene encoding cuticle protein 18.6-like, protein MYQWLLFAMLALAAGADSAHLDIAHFVPVDYSAPSYDLESPMPYIFGYAVTDSESSSNFDHHESSDAQVITGSYRVALPDGRTQIVTYTADDINGYVADVKYEGEAQYPEHRKSH, encoded by the exons ATGTATCAG TGGTTGCTCTTCGCTATGCTTGCCCTCGCGGCTGGAGCTGATTCTGCTCACTTGGATATTGCGCATTTCGTTCCGGTCGATTACTCCGCTCCGAGTTACGACCTAGAG TCGCCGATGCCTTACATTTTCGGCTATGCCGTCACCGACAGCGAAAGTTCCAGCAATTTCGATCACCACGAGAGTTCGGATGCGCAAGTGATTACAGGATCCTACCGCGTTGCCTTGCCCGACGGCCGCACCCAAATCGTCACCTACACGGCCGACGATATCAACGGATACGTGGCCGACGTCAAATACGAAGGGGAGGCCCAATACCCCGAACACAGAAAGAGCCACTGA
- the LOC124316313 gene encoding uncharacterized protein LOC124316313 produces MGRGRCVVQGCSRKSTTDKDNPVKIYSIPRVRKYDEDITSRRRVLWLKHLNISDEEMPNGGVCDAHFISGKPSYYIEESNPDWAPTQNIGSKNLVSKSALDRYNRRKKFQSMKAKKMDFLIKGNSITQVDLQPSSVSGSSKIASLVQNSLSSKEVARKESNHQMPGIFKPAEKIEIVNENQLDVFWMHKQPVKNSSQVRYGKVIKLGETENSNVARLLNFNDPTPTLPVKRVACQNGGMGTRISQQNGESNRRPMVILPVENLASPLQQVTCPVHEEYSLFVSNSTTNDHDYCAKPTVQEKRHHIYMDHDYCQTLHSNVAENLSESSIVLFQAESPMQNTLELSDTESCDSVYEVAIHRKELPSSACKTDSMCDFILPDEAQCPTCAQVAILRSELEQKSLVLEVRSSDVNSLKRELELAKEKISSLRAQLEENTRNLWSCVSVNGQSS; encoded by the exons ATGGGGCGCGGGCGTTGTGTTGTCCAAGGCTGTAGCAGAAAATCAACAACTGATAAAGACAATCCAGTAAAGATTTACAGTATCCCCAGAGTTAGAAAATATGATGAAGACATCACATCTAGAAGGCGAGTGCTATGGTTGAAACACCTGAACATATCTGATGAAGAAATGCCAAATGGTGGAGTGTGTGACGCTCATTTTATTTCAG GAAAACCATCATATTATATAGAGGAGTCTAACCCCGACTGGGCCCCAACACAAAACATTGGCTCTAAAAATTTGGTCTCCAAATCTGCACTTGATCGTTAcaatagaagaaagaaattccaATCTATGAAAG CCaagaaaatggattttttgataaagGGAAACAGCATCACTCAAGTTGATTTGCAACCATCATCTGTCTCAGGTTCCAGCAAAATTGCTTCTTTGGTTCAAAATAGTCTCTCTTCAAAAGAAGTTGCAAGAAAGGAGAGTAACCACCAAATGCCT GGTATATTTAAACCAGCGGAAAAGATTGAAATTGTGAATGAGAATCAGCTTGATGTCTTTTGGATGCATAAACAACCTGTTAAAAACTCATCGCAAGTTCGCTATG GAAAGGTGATCAAACTTGGAGAAACTGAAAATTCCAATGTGGCTCGATTGCTAAACTTTAATGACCCTACACCAACACTGCCTGTGAAAAGGGTTGCATGTCAAAATGGTGGAATGGGCACAAGGATTTCACAGCAGAATGGAGAAAGTAACCGTCGACCGATGGTTATATTGCCAGTCGAAAATCTAGCTTCACCCCTTCAACAGGTCACGTGTCCTGTTCACGAAGAATACTCCCTTTTCGTCTCAAATAGTACGACAAATGACCATGACTATTGCGCAAAACCCACAGTACAAGAAAAGCGGCATCACATCTACATGGATCACGACTATTGCCAAACACTTCATTCAAATG TTGCTGAAAATCTTTCGGAATCATCTATCGTGCTATTTCAGGCCGAATCTCCTATGCAAAACACATTGGAACTATCAGATACTGAAAGCTGCGATTCTGTCTACGAAGTAGCCATCCACCGAAAGGAATTACCCTCGTCCGCTTGTAAGACTGACAGCATGTGTGACTTTATTCTTCCCGATGAAGCTCAATGTCCAACTTGCGCCCAAGTAGCAATCTTGAGATCAGAATTAGAACAGAAATCACTCGTTTTGGAGGTTCGTAGCAGCGACGTGAATTCTTTAAAGCGAGAACTTGAAttagccaaagaaaaaataagtagCCTCAGAGCACAATTGGAAGAGAATACCCGTAATTTATGGTCTTGTGTATCGGTGAATGGTCAATCTTCGTGA
- the LOC124316509 gene encoding uncharacterized protein LOC124316509 has product MFEFLSLIFLISVVSCVGGASISQAVPSSFSNEQQIIKSHTISDLVSSAWKDFHSSMNKTWQRVKLMAGMQETNGTIQDLQDSMGQDSPQVTTEKTTTHLELQVYSAEFTNNKTTNDSFLTNTEVTTDETKSNNDECEEQSCLTWRVLKILGTAVGVGFIVSIFSPVLFYFIILNIGYLCYGITFLALALSCKADKGSQIGQKLLTACQEIGGSSLQNMFFPFPIFLSWLGSASIIGWLVWPYF; this is encoded by the exons ATGTTTGAATTCTTGAGTCTTATTTTCCTTATATCTGTGGTTTCTTGCGTTGGTGGAGCTAGTATTAGCCAAGCTgtcccttcttctttctcgaaCGAGCAACAAATTATTAAGTCTCACACGATTTCAGACTTGGTTTCAAGTGCATGGAAAGACTTTCATTCGAGTATGAATAAGACATGGCAAAGGGTAAAATTGATGGCCGGAATGCAAGAAACAAATGGGACTATACAAGACCTTCAAGACAGCATGGGCCAGGACTCACCACAGGTTACTACTGAAAAAACAACTACTCATCTAGAACTACAAGTCTATTCTGCTGAATtcaccaacaacaaaacaaca AATGACTCTTTTCTAACCAACACAGAAGTGACTACTGATGAAACCAAGAGCAACAATGATGAGTGTGAAGAGCAAAGTTGTTTGACTTGGAGAGTTTTGAAAATTCTAGGCACTGCTGTTGGTGTTGGCTTTATTGTCAGCATTTTTTCCCCAGTTTTGTTCTACTTCATAATATTAAACATTGGATACCTATGCTATG GAATCACATTTCTGGCCTTAGCACTTTCATGTAAAGCTGATAAAGGAAGCCAGATTGGTCAAAAACTTTTAACAGCATGTCAAGAAATAGGTGGCTCCTCTTtacaaaatatgttttttccctttcccatttttctttcttggctgGGATCTGCAAGCATTATTGGATGGCTTGTTTGGCCTTATTTCTGA
- the LOC124316351 gene encoding uncharacterized protein LOC124316351, giving the protein MDDATSAQNVTLSHWEILMDFPILSQGFTFSQRIFQSSLIIIGLLLNGVVLLVVSLSRQLRYPRHSFWAAISFFECIFLIQCALEMIVVINQDRLACQPFVVLASVDYSVLLIYHSMATLDRYLAIARYEWYKESVTNCGVLVLIALASFLTFVITTIPFWTGYLSVYTCTLHLAHLHWVLAWDLFLGIVCVILHLKIFVKSKSLIQHYMPNYRQESVTVKFVNHSSNRQSSANYGRGEETSAPAGAERVVITFPENPPVTFNENAIRPCFGDAQMTSYIDQLDAECFPWMPMRSKVNRLEVRAALNMSVNILPFWLCTFPVSCNVMTLYWCVRLESDCAYTAINIHGHLWNLFMLHSIYNPIMYMSTSSEFRRAVIHILRKLMKVLHIGIQTNAN; this is encoded by the exons ATGGATGACGCGACATCCGCGCAAAATGTGACACTGTCGCACTGGGAAATCCTGATGGATTTCCCCATTTTGTCGCAGGGGTTCACTTTCTCTCAAAGAATATTCCAGTCGTCGCTCATCATTATCGGATTGTTGTTGAACGGCGTCGTTCTTCTGGTCGTCAGCCTGTCCCGGCAACTTCGATACCCTCGCCACAGCTTCTGGGCTGCCATTTCTTTCTTCGAATGCATCTTTCTGATTCAGTGTGCACTCGAGATGATCGTCGTCATCAATCAGGATCGCTTGGCCTGCCAACCTTTCGTCGTACTGGCTTCCGTCGACTATTCCGTCCTGTTGATCTACCACTCGATGGCCACCCTGGATCGCTACTTGGCCATCGCCCGCTACGAGTGGTACAAGGAAAGCGTCACCAATTGCGGAGTTCTTGTGTTGATCGCGTTAGCTTCTTTCCTGACATTCGTAATTACTACCATTCCGTTTTGGACGGGATACTTGTCCGTTTACACTTGCACCCTCCATTTGGCTCATTTGCATTGGGTCTTGGCTTGGGATTTGTTCCTGGGCATCGTTTGCGTCATCCTTCACTTGAAAATCTTCGTCAAATCAAAGAGCCTCATTCAACACTATATGCCAAACTATCGCCAGGAATCCGTCACAGTCAAATTTGTCAATCACTCGTCTAACCGACAGTCCAGCGCCAATTATG GACGAGGAGAAGAAACGTCAGCACCAGCAGGAGCTGAGAGAGTCGTCATCACATTTCCTGAGAATCCTCCCGTTACTTTTAATGAAAACGCGATTCGGCCATGTTTCGGAGATGCTCAAATGACTTCGTACATCGACCAGCTCGACGCCGAGTGTTTTCCTTGGATGCCAATGCGCTCGAAAGTCAATCGACTTGAAGTCCGAGCCGCTCTCAACATGTCCGtcaacattttgccgttttggCTGTGCACTTTTCCCGTGTCATGTAACGTCATGACCCTCTACTGGTGTGTCCGGCTCGAATCCGACTGCGCGTACACGGCTATCAATATCCACGGTCATTTGTGGAACTTGTTCATGCTCCACAGCATCTATAATCCGATCATGTACATGTCAACCAGCTCCGAATTCCGTCGAGCGGTCATTCACATTCTAAGGAAACTAATGAAGGTATTGCATATTGGGATTCAAACAAACGCGAATTAA